The following are encoded together in the Flammeovirga agarivorans genome:
- a CDS encoding rhodanese-like domain-containing protein, whose product MNNFFRISCILSVIFLSLISSCSSTNSQTEPQVSVSEFVEARKAHPEAIIIDVRTPGEYKQGTMEGAINVDIKSSSFKDQVKNLDQETTVMVFCKGGVRSAKAKKELKAMGFSDVIDLEGGFTAWKSAGGEVVKP is encoded by the coding sequence ATGAATAATTTTTTCAGAATATCCTGTATACTTAGTGTAATTTTTTTATCACTGATTTCATCTTGTTCAAGTACAAATTCTCAAACTGAACCTCAAGTATCTGTATCTGAATTTGTTGAAGCTAGAAAAGCACATCCTGAGGCTATTATTATCGATGTGAGAACTCCCGGAGAGTACAAACAAGGTACAATGGAAGGAGCAATTAATGTAGATATTAAATCTTCTAGTTTTAAAGATCAAGTGAAGAATTTAGATCAAGAAACTACGGTAATGGTGTTTTGTAAAGGGGGAGTAAGATCTGCAAAAGCAAAGAAAGAGTTGAAGGCAATGGGTTTTTCAGATGTAATTGATTTGGAAGGCGGGTTTACAGCTTGGAAGTCTGCAGGAGGAGAAGTTGTAAAACCTTAA
- the rpoN gene encoding RNA polymerase factor sigma-54, whose protein sequence is MLKQAQKLKQTQTLSPQQIQFIKLLQVPTIELEKRIQEELQENPVLEEGKDSDKEENEFGNDDSNSQEELDVNDEFDEVPDIDPIDEVNIDDYVDNDDIAGYKMYGDGDVSEDKELPIPMMDTLGDSLLTQLSFLNLNDVEHQIGEQLIGSIESDGYIRRPLEAIVNDLAFLQNVETNLDQVEKILKRIQNFDPPGIGARTLQECLEIQLKKKDQNDPTVKIAIKMIVLCFEEFKKKHYTKIQKRLGIDDTQMKDAIDMITHLNPKPGGVNTMVASAQFLTPDFIVKEVNGRITISLNGKNAPDLRVSRQYGDMLDAFDKTPKKTKKMREEVRFVKQKLDAAKWFIDAIKQRQDTLLRTMQAIIDYQTPFFLSGDEGKLKPMILKDIAEIIQMDISTVSRVASSKVVETDFGIYPLKYFFSESISTESGEDVSSKQVKSVLREMIDKEDKRKPLSDDKLEKLLRVKGYNIARRTVAKYREQMNIPVARMRKEL, encoded by the coding sequence ATGTTAAAACAGGCACAGAAGCTCAAGCAGACACAGACATTATCACCGCAACAGATCCAATTCATTAAATTGTTGCAGGTACCAACCATCGAACTTGAAAAAAGAATTCAAGAAGAACTTCAAGAAAACCCAGTACTTGAAGAAGGGAAGGATAGTGATAAAGAAGAAAACGAATTTGGGAACGACGATTCTAACTCACAAGAAGAACTTGATGTCAACGATGAATTTGACGAAGTACCCGATATAGACCCTATTGATGAAGTCAATATTGATGATTATGTCGATAATGATGATATCGCAGGGTATAAAATGTATGGTGATGGTGATGTTTCTGAAGACAAAGAACTACCTATCCCAATGATGGACACACTGGGAGATTCATTATTAACACAACTAAGCTTTTTAAACCTCAATGATGTTGAACACCAAATTGGTGAACAATTAATTGGCAGTATAGAAAGTGACGGATATATCAGAAGACCTTTAGAAGCTATCGTTAATGATCTTGCTTTCTTACAAAATGTAGAAACAAATTTAGATCAAGTCGAAAAAATTCTAAAGAGAATTCAGAACTTCGACCCTCCAGGAATCGGTGCAAGAACTTTACAGGAATGTCTTGAAATTCAACTGAAAAAGAAAGACCAAAATGATCCTACAGTAAAGATCGCTATAAAAATGATCGTATTATGTTTCGAAGAATTTAAAAAGAAGCATTATACGAAAATTCAAAAACGTTTGGGTATTGATGATACTCAGATGAAAGACGCCATTGATATGATTACTCACCTCAACCCAAAGCCAGGTGGAGTGAATACAATGGTAGCATCTGCACAATTCTTAACACCAGACTTTATTGTAAAAGAGGTTAATGGCAGAATTACTATCTCATTAAACGGTAAAAATGCTCCCGATTTAAGAGTTAGTCGTCAGTATGGAGATATGCTTGATGCTTTTGATAAAACACCAAAGAAGACTAAAAAAATGCGTGAAGAGGTTCGTTTTGTAAAACAGAAGCTCGACGCTGCCAAATGGTTTATTGATGCAATCAAACAACGTCAGGATACCTTATTAAGAACAATGCAAGCCATCATCGATTACCAAACACCATTTTTCTTAAGTGGCGATGAAGGAAAATTAAAACCAATGATCTTAAAAGATATTGCTGAAATCATCCAAATGGATATTTCTACAGTTTCTAGGGTAGCCAGTAGTAAAGTAGTAGAAACCGACTTCGGTATCTACCCTCTTAAATATTTCTTCTCAGAAAGTATTTCAACTGAAAGTGGAGAAGATGTAAGTAGTAAACAGGTAAAATCTGTTTTAAGAGAAATGATTGACAAAGAGGACAAAAGAAAACCTCTTTCAGACGACAAACTTGAAAAATTACTTCGTGTTAAAGGATATAATATTGCTCGTAGAACTGTTGCAAAATATAGAGAGCAGATGAACATTCCTGTTGCCCGAATGAGAAAAGAACTTTAA
- a CDS encoding phosphatase PAP2 family protein, which translates to MDTKKFFQIISVVLHPIFLPCIIAGLFLFGANEAPWLDAKARWSLFTLLSTISSIMPISCLLVMQRFGVIKDPQMHSRDERSFALSIMIVALALICFILLHKINVSDNMSVAYISITFTLFVTTIANFIERISLHSMGVSGFIGICLYFITEQINTPIILFDAFGLGIIALGLIITARLYLNAHTPYQVYLGAVIGFLSGYFGCIGSAYLLF; encoded by the coding sequence ATGGACACTAAGAAATTCTTTCAAATAATTTCGGTTGTCCTCCATCCGATATTTTTACCCTGCATTATTGCAGGGTTATTTCTTTTTGGAGCCAACGAAGCTCCGTGGTTAGATGCCAAAGCAAGATGGTCCTTGTTTACATTGTTATCTACCATTTCCTCTATAATGCCAATCAGTTGTTTATTGGTAATGCAGCGCTTTGGTGTTATCAAAGATCCACAAATGCACTCAAGGGATGAGCGTTCTTTTGCATTATCTATTATGATTGTCGCATTGGCATTGATTTGCTTTATTTTATTACACAAAATCAATGTGAGCGACAATATGAGTGTAGCTTATATCAGTATCACATTCACTTTATTTGTGACTACTATTGCTAATTTTATTGAGAGGATTAGCCTACACAGTATGGGTGTTTCTGGATTTATTGGAATCTGCCTTTACTTTATTACAGAACAAATAAATACTCCGATCATTTTATTTGATGCTTTTGGATTAGGTATTATAGCCTTAGGGCTTATTATTACCGCTAGACTCTACTTAAATGCCCATACTCCATATCAGGTCTATTTAGGTGCTGTGATAGGCTTTCTTAGTGGGTATTTTGGCTGCATTGGCAGCGCTTATCTACTATTTTAA
- a CDS encoding response regulator: MKNLDILLIDDDELSNIYTVIKIKEFTQVPEVSICYNGEQALEYIKSKMSSGAALPDYIFLDIHMPIMNGLEFLEEYQYVEKKSKIIMLSTSILEEERAIALKYDFVVDFINKPLKVELMKEIFSRSTVQK, from the coding sequence ATGAAAAATTTAGACATATTATTGATTGATGACGATGAGTTGTCAAATATATATACGGTTATTAAGATCAAAGAATTTACTCAGGTTCCAGAAGTTTCAATATGCTATAATGGAGAGCAGGCACTTGAATATATTAAATCAAAGATGTCGTCTGGAGCAGCACTTCCAGATTACATTTTCTTGGATATTCATATGCCCATAATGAATGGATTAGAGTTCTTGGAAGAATACCAATATGTGGAAAAGAAATCGAAAATTATTATGTTGAGTACTTCTATTTTGGAAGAAGAAAGAGCAATCGCTTTAAAATATGATTTTGTTGTAGACTTCATCAATAAACCTTTGAAAGTTGAATTAATGAAGGAAATCTTTTCAAGAAGTACTGTTCAAAAGTAA
- a CDS encoding PAS domain-containing sensor histidine kinase — protein MDYSKEWYLSVLNAINDLILVKGDKSKLLWANKAFCDYYNMTNEQLKDIIDSENSDPDDTIQYVKDDHYVFTNGVTLNVPSEAVTDSKGNVNYFHTIKNPIKEKEVIVRTVGVSRLIEDHDAIEKSKKLHSQQKTSIRDLRTFVESIPSPAMMLDTSQRIITVSQDWYRQLSIEQDTLVGKNFSDLYREDLSFSNEIEDSIKNNKRIEIELATIDINDKEVHFKVQINPWLLPSDEVGGVMLLLSNITSQIEKEKVLKQHNEELKQFAYITTHDVKAPITNISSFLALLSEEDNLNSEKAQQAMYWMNKSIEKAQEKIHDLVKVIEQREQGVHPEEINIYNFIEEIINGHTSELEKIDGKVILKIPLNLMVLTSVKQLKTIFENLVSNAIRYRYHIRNLELEISLKEKEKGKVSIQFKDNGIGIDLNKHENRIFEMFKRANMEVEGNGLGLYLTKQALSQINGKIDVESEVGIGTTFTVTLPLSL, from the coding sequence ATGGATTATTCGAAAGAATGGTATCTATCTGTCCTAAATGCGATTAACGATTTGATTCTTGTGAAAGGTGACAAGTCCAAACTGTTATGGGCAAATAAGGCATTTTGCGACTATTATAATATGACTAACGAGCAACTAAAAGACATAATAGATAGCGAAAACAGTGATCCAGATGATACTATACAATATGTGAAAGATGATCATTATGTATTTACAAATGGCGTAACCTTAAACGTACCAAGTGAGGCCGTAACAGACAGTAAAGGAAATGTAAACTATTTCCATACCATCAAAAACCCAATTAAAGAGAAAGAGGTAATTGTTAGGACTGTGGGTGTTTCTCGTTTGATAGAAGATCATGATGCCATTGAAAAATCAAAGAAACTGCATTCTCAACAAAAAACGAGTATAAGAGACCTACGTACCTTCGTTGAGTCAATTCCGTCGCCAGCAATGATGTTGGATACTTCACAGCGTATAATTACTGTCAGTCAGGATTGGTACAGACAACTTTCTATTGAGCAAGATACTCTTGTTGGGAAAAACTTTTCTGATTTATATAGAGAAGACTTATCATTTTCTAATGAGATAGAAGATTCAATTAAGAACAATAAACGAATAGAAATTGAATTAGCCACTATCGATATAAATGATAAAGAGGTTCACTTTAAAGTGCAGATTAACCCATGGTTGTTACCTTCTGATGAGGTGGGAGGAGTGATGCTGTTGTTAAGTAATATCACTAGTCAAATAGAAAAAGAAAAGGTATTAAAACAGCATAATGAAGAGCTAAAGCAGTTTGCTTATATCACTACGCATGATGTTAAAGCTCCAATTACCAATATATCTAGCTTCTTAGCACTTTTAAGTGAAGAGGATAACCTCAATAGTGAAAAAGCACAACAGGCGATGTATTGGATGAATAAGTCCATAGAAAAGGCCCAAGAAAAAATACATGATTTAGTGAAAGTTATAGAACAAAGGGAACAAGGTGTACATCCCGAAGAAATCAATATCTATAACTTTATCGAAGAGATAATAAATGGACATACTTCAGAATTAGAAAAGATAGATGGTAAAGTAATTTTAAAAATCCCATTGAACTTAATGGTTTTAACTTCGGTTAAACAGTTGAAGACGATTTTTGAAAATCTCGTTTCTAATGCCATAAGGTATCGATACCATATCAGAAACTTGGAACTAGAAATCTCATTAAAAGAAAAGGAAAAAGGTAAAGTGAGTATTCAGTTTAAAGACAATGGAATTGGTATTGATTTGAATAAACATGAAAATAGAATTTTTGAGATGTTCAAGAGGGCCAATATGGAAGTAGAAGGGAACGGTTTAGGGTTGTATCTTACCAAGCAAGCCCTAAGTCAGATTAACGGCAAGATTGATGTAGAAAGTGAAGTGGGAATAGGTACCACCTTCACTGTAACTTTACCCTTATCACTGTAA
- the sufB gene encoding Fe-S cluster assembly protein SufB, whose product MSADQDNKILEDFTSKEYEHGWTVDIEAEQAPKGLNEGTIRFISAKKEEPEWLLEWRLEAFKAWQQMECPEWANVVFEQVNYQDIIYYSAPKQKATLESLEDVDPELLATFEKLGISLDEQKRLTGVKDSNIAVDAVFDSVSVATTFKDTLAEKGIIFCSFSEAVKDHPELVKKYLGSVVPVKDNFFSALNSAVFSDGSFCYIPKGVRCPMELSTYFRINAAGTGQFERTLIVAEDDSYVSYLEGCTAPQRDENQLHAAVVEIFVHKDAEVKYSTVQNWYPGDEEGKGGVYNFVTKRGICDGDNAKLSWTQVETGSAVTWKYPSCILKGDNSVGEFYSVAVTNKMQQADTGTKMVHIGKNTKSRIVSKGVSAGKSQNSYRGLVKVIKNAENSRNFSQCDSLLMGDKCGAHTFPYIEVDNNTAKVEHEATTSKIGEDQIFYCNQRGIDTEQAVALIVNGYCKEVLNKLPMEFAVEAQKLLALSLEGSVG is encoded by the coding sequence ATGAGTGCAGATCAGGACAATAAAATTTTAGAGGACTTTACGTCCAAAGAATACGAACATGGTTGGACTGTCGATATTGAGGCAGAACAAGCACCTAAGGGTCTTAATGAAGGAACTATCCGCTTTATTTCTGCTAAGAAAGAAGAGCCGGAATGGTTATTAGAGTGGAGATTGGAAGCGTTTAAAGCTTGGCAACAAATGGAATGTCCTGAATGGGCAAACGTTGTTTTTGAACAAGTGAACTACCAAGATATTATCTACTACTCAGCGCCAAAGCAAAAGGCAACTTTAGAGTCTTTAGAAGACGTTGATCCTGAGTTGTTAGCTACTTTCGAAAAATTAGGTATTTCTTTAGACGAGCAAAAAAGACTTACAGGAGTTAAAGATTCAAACATTGCAGTAGATGCGGTATTTGACTCAGTTTCTGTAGCGACTACTTTCAAAGATACTTTAGCTGAAAAGGGTATTATTTTCTGTTCTTTCTCAGAAGCAGTAAAAGATCACCCTGAGTTAGTGAAAAAATATTTAGGTTCAGTAGTACCTGTTAAAGATAACTTCTTCTCAGCATTAAACTCTGCAGTATTCTCAGACGGATCGTTCTGTTACATTCCTAAAGGCGTTCGTTGCCCAATGGAATTATCAACTTACTTCCGTATCAATGCAGCAGGTACAGGTCAGTTCGAAAGAACTTTGATCGTTGCTGAAGATGATTCTTATGTTTCTTACTTAGAAGGATGTACTGCACCTCAACGTGATGAAAACCAACTTCACGCAGCTGTAGTTGAAATTTTCGTTCATAAAGATGCTGAAGTAAAATACTCTACTGTTCAAAACTGGTACCCTGGTGATGAAGAAGGTAAAGGTGGTGTATACAACTTCGTAACAAAAAGAGGTATTTGTGATGGTGATAATGCTAAGTTATCATGGACACAAGTAGAAACTGGTTCTGCAGTAACTTGGAAGTACCCTTCTTGTATCTTAAAAGGAGATAACTCTGTAGGGGAGTTCTATTCAGTAGCTGTAACCAACAAAATGCAGCAAGCAGATACAGGTACTAAAATGGTACATATTGGTAAAAACACTAAGTCTAGAATTGTTTCTAAAGGTGTTTCTGCTGGTAAATCACAAAACTCATATAGAGGTTTAGTGAAAGTAATCAAGAATGCTGAAAACTCTCGTAACTTCTCTCAATGTGACTCATTACTAATGGGTGATAAATGTGGAGCTCATACTTTCCCTTACATTGAAGTGGATAACAACACTGCTAAGGTAGAACATGAGGCAACTACATCGAAAATTGGCGAAGACCAGATCTTCTATTGTAACCAAAGAGGTATCGATACAGAGCAAGCAGTTGCACTTATCGTAAACGGATACTGTAAAGAGGTATTGAATAAATTACCAATGGAATTTGCTGTTGAAGCACAAAAATTATTAGCTCTTTCATTAGAGGGTTCTGTAGGTTAA
- a CDS encoding dipeptidase, translated as MTPYIEQNKDRFLAELFDLLRIPSVSTDVTYQPDIKKAAAFIAHQLKEAGADNVEICETAGNPVVYGEKLIDPSLPTVLVYGHYDVQPADPIDLWDTPPFEPTIKGDNIYARGASDDKGQMYMHVKAFESMMKNNTLTCNVKFMIEGEEEIGSVNLGTFIKERKDSLKADVILISDTGMISVDTPSITVGLRGLSYMEVELTGPNRDLHSGMYGGAVQNPLNALAEVVAALKDKDGHITIPGFYDKVEVISDEDRAKMAKAPFDLEAYKKALDIEKEFGEKGFSTNERTSIRPTLDVNGMWGGYTGEGAKTVIASKAYAKISMRLVPHQSWEEISDLFTKHVESIVPDGIKVKVTAHHGGTPVVIPTNSVEFEAASKAYEEAFNKEPIPVRSGGSIPIVALFKEELGLDSIMMGFGLDSDAIHSPNEKFGIFNFLKGIETIELFYKHYAAVKK; from the coding sequence ATGACTCCCTACATTGAACAAAACAAAGATAGATTCTTGGCAGAGCTTTTTGATTTGCTTAGAATACCATCAGTAAGTACAGACGTCACATACCAACCAGATATTAAAAAGGCAGCAGCATTTATCGCTCACCAGTTAAAAGAGGCAGGGGCTGACAATGTAGAAATTTGTGAAACAGCAGGTAATCCAGTGGTTTATGGAGAGAAATTAATTGATCCATCATTGCCAACGGTCCTAGTGTATGGTCACTATGATGTGCAACCTGCAGATCCAATCGATTTATGGGATACACCTCCATTTGAACCAACAATAAAAGGTGATAATATTTATGCAAGGGGAGCTTCTGACGATAAAGGTCAGATGTATATGCATGTAAAAGCATTCGAATCAATGATGAAAAACAACACATTGACTTGTAATGTTAAATTCATGATTGAAGGTGAAGAGGAAATTGGTTCTGTAAACCTTGGTACGTTTATCAAAGAAAGAAAAGATAGCCTGAAGGCAGATGTTATTCTTATCTCTGATACAGGTATGATTAGCGTAGACACTCCTTCAATTACAGTAGGTTTAAGAGGTCTTAGCTACATGGAAGTTGAGCTTACGGGACCAAATAGAGACCTTCACTCAGGGATGTATGGTGGAGCTGTTCAAAATCCATTAAATGCATTGGCCGAAGTAGTTGCTGCATTAAAAGATAAAGACGGTCATATTACCATTCCTGGCTTCTATGATAAAGTAGAGGTGATATCTGATGAAGATAGAGCCAAAATGGCAAAAGCACCATTCGATTTAGAAGCATATAAGAAAGCATTAGATATCGAAAAAGAATTCGGTGAAAAAGGTTTTTCTACAAACGAAAGAACGTCTATCCGTCCGACTCTTGATGTAAACGGAATGTGGGGAGGATACACAGGTGAAGGTGCAAAGACAGTTATCGCATCTAAAGCGTATGCTAAAATCTCTATGAGACTCGTTCCTCACCAGTCATGGGAAGAGATCTCAGACTTGTTTACAAAACATGTTGAATCTATTGTACCTGATGGAATCAAAGTGAAAGTTACTGCACATCATGGCGGTACTCCAGTGGTAATTCCAACGAACTCTGTAGAGTTTGAGGCGGCATCAAAAGCTTATGAAGAGGCGTTTAATAAAGAGCCAATTCCTGTAAGAAGCGGTGGTTCTATTCCAATTGTAGCTTTATTTAAAGAGGAGCTAGGGTTAGATTCTATTATGATGGGATTTGGATTAGATTCAGATGCGATCCATTCACCAAATGAAAAATTCGGTATTTTCAACTTCTTAAAAGGAATTGAGACGATCGAATTATTCTATAAACATTATGCTGCAGTAAAGAAATAA
- a CDS encoding sterol desaturase family protein — protein sequence MSLAQNKKAKTLFENPILEKLTHTHAAVPISMYAIIGSFLVIYGVYNQFLGTIQAIGLYCLGVLFFTFIEYAMHRFVFHMEPDTELKKNITHKFHGVHHDFPKDKSRLAMPPVVSLFLSAAFFGLFYYLMGDYAYGFGGGFLTGYAMYLGVHYIVHAYRPPKNFLKILWIHHGIHHYKTDDKAFGVSSPLWDVIFRTMP from the coding sequence ATGTCATTAGCTCAAAACAAAAAAGCAAAGACCCTTTTTGAAAACCCTATTCTTGAGAAATTAACGCATACACACGCAGCTGTTCCAATCTCTATGTATGCTATTATTGGTTCCTTCTTAGTAATATATGGAGTATATAACCAATTTTTAGGTACAATTCAGGCTATCGGGTTATACTGCTTGGGAGTACTCTTCTTCACATTCATCGAATATGCAATGCACAGGTTCGTATTTCATATGGAACCAGATACCGAATTAAAGAAAAATATCACTCATAAGTTTCATGGAGTTCATCATGATTTTCCAAAAGATAAGTCACGTTTAGCCATGCCTCCTGTTGTGAGTTTATTTCTAAGTGCAGCTTTTTTTGGATTATTCTATTATTTAATGGGAGATTATGCCTATGGATTTGGTGGTGGTTTTTTAACAGGGTATGCTATGTATCTAGGAGTGCATTATATCGTTCATGCATACAGACCTCCAAAAAACTTCTTGAAAATCCTGTGGATACATCATGGTATTCATCATTATAAGACTGATGATAAGGCGTTTGGAGTTTCATCACCTTTGTGGGATGTGATATTTCGAACAATGCCCTAA
- the bshC gene encoding bacillithiol biosynthesis cysteine-adding enzyme BshC, whose protein sequence is MNSYKIPFETAGLYGKMFLDYLNGKEALTSLYKYKPTLDSFDQIISDRKHFSTEQRILLVDSLKEQYQNIEGAPMAQIDLLQQENTFTIVTGHQLNIFTGPLFFIYKIAAAIHLANELKEKHPEYNFVPVYWMATEDHDFEEIASFQLGKRKYTWEHPQTGGPVGRLNLDGINDILDQIKDMPNLFVDAYRKHETLTEATRYYVNALFGEYGLVCIDADSPELKTPFKEVMKKEIFDQKGVRQVEKANHIIEELGYKTQIHARDINLFYMEDTERLRLESVGDKIQTVGGDYQWTKEEMLSLIENHPEKLSPNVVLRPVLQEILLPNLAYLGGPAEVIYWLQLKGVFDMYDVNFPMVLPRGFNLILNQQFAERWKKTGWDLSELLQPVRKIEEKVLEDNTSVVTDIDEQVNEMNKLYEQLMMKAKAISPNLEKHILAEQIRTQKRLEHTHKKLRKEGKRKLRTDIERITCIRECLLPNNAPQERVENLMEYWPKQPDLIPELIKELNPLSFNLNVLVEE, encoded by the coding sequence ATGAATTCATATAAAATTCCTTTCGAAACAGCAGGGTTATACGGGAAAATGTTTCTTGACTATCTTAATGGAAAAGAAGCACTGACATCCCTTTATAAATACAAACCAACTTTAGACTCATTTGATCAAATAATCTCAGACAGAAAACACTTTTCAACTGAACAGAGAATATTATTAGTAGATAGCCTAAAAGAACAATACCAGAATATTGAAGGAGCTCCGATGGCTCAAATAGATCTGTTACAACAAGAAAATACTTTTACGATTGTAACAGGTCACCAATTAAATATTTTCACTGGCCCTTTATTTTTCATCTATAAAATTGCTGCTGCAATTCATTTAGCCAATGAATTAAAGGAGAAACATCCTGAATACAATTTTGTACCTGTATACTGGATGGCTACTGAGGATCATGATTTTGAGGAAATAGCATCATTCCAACTAGGAAAGAGAAAATATACATGGGAACATCCACAAACTGGAGGACCTGTTGGACGACTTAATTTGGATGGGATAAACGATATCCTTGATCAAATTAAAGACATGCCCAACCTATTTGTTGATGCTTACAGAAAGCATGAAACATTGACTGAAGCAACTAGGTATTATGTCAATGCTCTTTTCGGAGAATATGGATTAGTGTGTATTGATGCTGATTCGCCTGAATTAAAAACACCTTTTAAAGAAGTGATGAAGAAAGAAATCTTTGATCAGAAAGGTGTTCGACAGGTAGAAAAGGCCAATCATATTATTGAAGAATTAGGTTATAAGACGCAAATTCATGCAAGAGATATTAACCTATTCTATATGGAAGATACAGAACGTCTTCGACTAGAATCTGTAGGTGATAAAATCCAAACCGTTGGAGGAGATTATCAATGGACAAAAGAGGAGATGTTGTCATTAATTGAGAATCATCCAGAAAAGTTAAGTCCTAATGTTGTCCTTCGTCCGGTATTACAAGAAATCTTATTGCCAAATTTGGCTTATTTAGGTGGTCCTGCAGAAGTAATCTATTGGTTACAACTTAAAGGAGTATTTGATATGTATGATGTCAACTTCCCAATGGTCTTACCGAGAGGTTTCAATCTGATATTAAACCAACAGTTTGCTGAACGATGGAAAAAAACGGGATGGGATTTATCGGAATTACTTCAGCCTGTACGTAAAATAGAAGAAAAAGTACTAGAGGACAATACTTCTGTAGTTACTGATATTGATGAGCAGGTGAATGAAATGAATAAGCTTTATGAGCAACTTATGATGAAAGCCAAAGCAATTTCTCCCAACTTGGAGAAACATATTTTGGCAGAACAAATACGTACTCAGAAAAGGCTAGAACATACCCATAAGAAGTTACGAAAGGAAGGTAAGCGGAAATTGAGAACAGATATAGAAAGAATTACCTGTATTCGAGAATGTTTGTTACCCAATAATGCACCACAAGAAAGGGTAGAGAATTTAATGGAGTATTGGCCTAAGCAACCAGATTTGATACCAGAATTAATAAAAGAACTCAATCCATTGTCATTTAATTTGAATGTTTTGGTTGAAGAATAA
- a CDS encoding thioredoxin family protein codes for MAENQTVAQEYIDNAFVYDTYREALDALLAGDPTIINYEDSSLVDYTRLNVSRMQRIDKTNRLLDGLRNAGRALNRSVFWLVITEGWCGDAAQSIPIIAEAAQVSEKIDLRFILRDNNVDLMEQFLTNGSRSIPKLLMICQKTNEVLATWGPRPQELTDLIPEIKKAVGEDKQQFSIKIQQWYNKNKGKAIMKDLEALLNGIS; via the coding sequence ATGGCAGAAAACCAAACAGTAGCTCAAGAGTATATTGATAATGCATTTGTTTATGATACTTACAGAGAAGCACTTGATGCCTTGCTAGCAGGAGACCCAACAATCATTAATTATGAGGATTCGTCATTAGTGGATTATACTCGTCTTAATGTCTCTAGAATGCAGAGAATTGACAAAACCAACCGTTTATTGGATGGTTTAAGAAATGCAGGAAGAGCATTGAATAGAAGTGTTTTTTGGTTGGTAATTACTGAAGGTTGGTGCGGAGATGCGGCACAAAGTATTCCGATTATTGCCGAAGCAGCTCAGGTTTCTGAAAAGATTGATTTACGATTTATCCTTAGAGATAATAACGTAGATCTAATGGAGCAATTCTTGACTAATGGTTCTAGATCTATTCCTAAACTACTCATGATATGTCAGAAAACGAATGAGGTTTTGGCGACATGGGGACCTAGGCCACAAGAATTAACAGATCTTATACCTGAGATAAAGAAGGCGGTAGGAGAAGATAAACAACAGTTTAGTATTAAAATCCAGCAATGGTATAACAAGAACAAAGGAAAAGCAATTATGAAAGACCTTGAAGCTTTATTGAACGGGATTTCATAA